Proteins found in one Aquibium microcysteis genomic segment:
- a CDS encoding cytochrome c biogenesis CcdA family protein, which produces MAIDVGYVSAVGAGAISFLSPCVLPLVPPYLCYMAGVSVDDFRGEGAKAEDRTTRFALLGASAAFVLGFSTVFVALGAGASTIGGLLRAYQQELAVVAGLLIILMGLNFLGVVRIPLLSREARFQAGGRPASGIAAYLMGLAFAFGWTPCIGPVLGPILTLAGGRDTVGEGAALLAAYSLGLGIPFLVAALFSGAFMRFLSRFRVHLGRVEKVMGGLLVVAGILFLTGGIQTASFWLLETFPILGTLG; this is translated from the coding sequence ATGGCGATCGATGTCGGCTATGTGAGCGCGGTGGGGGCGGGGGCGATCTCCTTCCTGTCGCCCTGCGTCCTGCCGCTGGTGCCGCCTTATCTCTGCTACATGGCCGGCGTCTCGGTCGACGATTTCCGCGGCGAGGGCGCGAAGGCCGAGGACCGGACCACGCGTTTCGCGCTGCTCGGCGCGTCGGCGGCCTTCGTGCTCGGCTTCTCCACCGTCTTCGTCGCGCTCGGTGCCGGCGCCTCCACCATCGGCGGGCTGCTGCGGGCGTACCAGCAGGAGCTGGCGGTCGTCGCGGGCCTGCTGATCATCCTGATGGGGCTGAACTTCCTCGGCGTCGTCCGCATCCCGTTGTTGTCGCGCGAGGCGCGCTTCCAGGCAGGCGGCAGGCCGGCCAGCGGCATCGCCGCCTATCTCATGGGCCTCGCCTTCGCCTTCGGCTGGACGCCCTGCATCGGCCCGGTGCTGGGTCCGATCCTGACGCTTGCCGGCGGGCGCGACACGGTGGGCGAGGGGGCGGCACTGCTCGCCGCCTATTCGCTGGGGCTCGGCATCCCGTTCCTGGTGGCGGCGCTGTTTTCCGGCGCCTTCATGCGCTTCCTGTCGCGCTTCCGGGTGCATCTCGGCCGGGTCGAGAAGGTGATGGGCGGGCTGCTCGTCGTCGCCGGCATCCTGTTCCTGACCGGCGGCATCCAGACCGCCTCCTTCTGGCTGCTGGAGACCTTCCCGATTCTCGGCACGCTCGGCTGA
- a CDS encoding DMT family transporter, producing MSSPTGRQSAAVAVMVLTPLFFSTNLIFGRGVIGDVAPFTLAFLRWGAVALALAPFVLADRTAALRLVRGHAPFLALLGLLGMWICGALVYLALQRTTATNGTLIYTTSPVFIILIDAVTNRRRVGLRAAAGSALALAGIAVIVLRGNLRALAALDFNDGDLIFVGAAVAWAVYSLLLRSPRVTGVSNLALLPLIAAAGALMLAPFAAFEFFSGAPMPVTGSAWGGIAGIVAFASLAAFLGFQFGIRRLGAPVAGVFMYLLPPYGVGLAVLFLGETFHAYHALGIVLVCGGVILATLPPAWLPAFGARDRR from the coding sequence ATGTCGAGCCCCACCGGACGCCAGAGCGCAGCCGTCGCCGTGATGGTGCTGACGCCGCTGTTCTTTTCCACCAACCTGATCTTCGGACGCGGGGTCATCGGCGACGTCGCGCCCTTCACGCTGGCCTTCCTGCGCTGGGGCGCGGTGGCACTGGCGCTGGCCCCTTTCGTGCTCGCCGACCGCACCGCGGCGCTGCGGCTCGTCCGCGGCCATGCGCCTTTCCTGGCCCTTCTCGGCCTGCTCGGCATGTGGATCTGCGGCGCGCTGGTGTACCTCGCCCTGCAGCGCACGACGGCCACCAATGGCACGCTGATCTACACCACCTCGCCGGTCTTCATTATCCTGATCGATGCCGTCACGAACCGCCGCCGCGTCGGACTGCGCGCAGCGGCGGGCTCGGCGCTGGCGCTTGCCGGCATCGCCGTCATCGTGCTGCGCGGTAACCTGCGGGCCCTGGCGGCCCTCGATTTCAACGATGGCGACCTGATCTTCGTCGGCGCCGCGGTCGCCTGGGCGGTCTATTCGCTGCTGCTGCGCTCGCCGCGCGTCACCGGGGTCTCCAATCTCGCGCTGCTGCCGCTGATCGCGGCGGCCGGCGCGCTGATGCTCGCGCCCTTCGCAGCCTTCGAATTCTTCTCAGGCGCGCCGATGCCGGTGACGGGCAGCGCGTGGGGCGGGATCGCCGGGATCGTGGCCTTCGCCTCGCTGGCGGCCTTCCTCGGCTTCCAGTTCGGCATCCGCCGGCTGGGCGCACCGGTGGCCGGCGTGTTCATGTACCTGCTTCCGCCCTATGGCGTGGGGCTGGCGGTGCTGTTTCTCGGCGAGACCTTCCACGCCTACCACGCACTGGGCATCGTGCTGGTCTGCGGCGGCGTCATCCTCGCCACGCTGCCGCCTGCCTGGCTGCCCGCCTTCGGCGCACGGGATCGGCGCTGA
- a CDS encoding BPTD_3080 family restriction endonuclease: MTKPFYADPILNSPYRPPTRHHALDDEGQPLDSPPIDGRRSSKYLVPVPRGRRAKASAAQKDLDLDHAGREGGKYSPNDLVNELRRHLESWRALPNPSDWGVTPTTQRLLQHWRHHEFSNQRPFFCQVEAAETIIWLSEVARGRKQYAHIFRSLEAANRDSNPELFRLALKLATGAGKTTVMAMLIAWQSINAARQPNSSLFSRGFLLVAPGITIRDRLRVLLPSDPDNYYVTRELVPPDMMFDLGKAKIVITNYHAFQRRKAHDLNPVGERLMQGRTGAPIEKQETEGEMLQRACGELLPLKNVVVINDEAHHCYRERPGTDEEKEAKGEDKEEAKKNNEAARLWISGIEALKRKVGLRGVYDLSATPFFLRGSGYDEGTLFPWVVSDFSLVDAIECGIVKLPRVPVADNAVNAPAPIYRNLWDHIGKKMPKKGAGKAGDLDPLELPNDLQTALHSLYSHYKIEHDEWERAAIGVPPVFIVVCNNTSSSKLVYEWIAGWQREREGQMQTIHAGHLDLLRNFDERTGEPLPRMNTLLIDSEQLESGDALDPNFRKIAEAEIDLFRREKQEREGAAAGSISDSDLLREVMNTVGQKGRLGEQIRCVVSVSMLTEGWDAQTVTHILGVRAFGTQLLCEQVIGRGLRRQSYEKGEKTDPQGNRLFNVEYADIMGIPFDFATEPQKVVRTPPKKTTRVQAMKERERLAIRFPRVAGYRTELPPDRISATFTQDSTLTLTPDMVGPTNVRLEGLVGEGIDMSPAALDEMAPNTVGMHLTKRLIELYFRDGDQDPPYHLFSQIQPVTRRWLREHVKCVGGTRVGMLTYAELAEKAANLIYSAIVREAGAEGARVVKAMLDPYNPAGTTSFVAFNTTKSNLWKTAPDKSHINYVVCDSDWEAEFARVVESHPATLAYGKNQALGFEVPYRLGATTRRYLPDFIVRIDDGRGDDDPLHLVVEIKGFRGVDAQIKAETMATLWVPGVNNLGTFGRWGFAEFRDAFAIEEEWGKLVETLSKDRAKEPA; encoded by the coding sequence ATGACGAAGCCGTTCTATGCGGATCCCATTCTCAACTCGCCTTATCGGCCGCCTACGCGACATCACGCGCTGGACGACGAGGGGCAGCCGCTCGACTCCCCCCCGATAGACGGCCGCCGTAGCTCGAAGTACCTCGTTCCCGTCCCGCGTGGACGGCGCGCGAAGGCGTCTGCCGCGCAGAAGGACCTCGATCTCGACCATGCGGGGCGCGAGGGCGGCAAGTACTCGCCGAACGATCTGGTCAACGAGCTTCGCCGTCACCTCGAATCCTGGCGAGCGCTTCCCAATCCTTCCGACTGGGGCGTGACGCCGACGACGCAGCGCCTACTCCAGCACTGGCGTCACCACGAGTTCTCGAACCAGCGCCCCTTCTTCTGCCAGGTGGAAGCCGCCGAGACCATCATCTGGCTGAGCGAAGTCGCGCGCGGGCGAAAGCAGTATGCGCACATCTTTCGGTCGCTCGAGGCGGCCAACAGGGATTCCAATCCGGAGCTGTTCCGGCTGGCCCTGAAACTCGCGACCGGCGCCGGCAAGACGACCGTCATGGCGATGCTGATCGCCTGGCAGTCCATCAACGCCGCCCGCCAGCCGAACTCCAGCCTGTTCTCCCGCGGCTTCCTGCTGGTAGCGCCGGGCATTACCATCCGCGACCGGCTTCGCGTGCTCCTGCCATCGGACCCCGACAACTATTACGTCACGCGCGAACTCGTTCCGCCGGACATGATGTTCGACCTCGGCAAGGCCAAGATCGTCATCACCAACTACCACGCCTTCCAGCGCCGCAAGGCGCACGACCTGAACCCCGTGGGCGAGCGCCTGATGCAGGGGCGCACCGGTGCGCCGATCGAGAAGCAGGAGACGGAAGGCGAGATGCTGCAGCGCGCCTGCGGCGAACTCCTGCCGCTCAAGAACGTCGTCGTCATCAACGACGAGGCGCACCACTGCTACCGCGAGCGCCCGGGGACCGACGAGGAGAAGGAGGCCAAGGGCGAGGACAAGGAGGAAGCCAAGAAGAACAACGAGGCGGCGCGCCTCTGGATCTCGGGCATCGAGGCGCTCAAGCGCAAGGTTGGCCTGCGCGGTGTCTACGACCTGTCGGCGACGCCCTTCTTCCTGCGCGGTTCGGGCTACGATGAAGGAACGCTGTTTCCGTGGGTCGTGTCCGATTTCAGCCTCGTCGACGCGATCGAATGTGGCATCGTCAAGCTGCCCCGCGTTCCCGTCGCCGACAACGCGGTCAACGCGCCTGCGCCGATCTACAGGAACCTCTGGGACCACATCGGCAAGAAGATGCCGAAGAAGGGCGCAGGCAAGGCAGGCGACCTCGATCCCCTGGAACTCCCCAACGACCTGCAGACGGCGCTGCATTCGCTCTACAGCCACTACAAGATCGAGCATGACGAATGGGAGCGGGCCGCCATCGGCGTGCCGCCCGTGTTCATTGTCGTCTGCAACAACACGTCGAGCTCCAAGCTCGTCTACGAATGGATCGCCGGATGGCAGCGCGAGCGCGAAGGCCAGATGCAGACGATCCACGCAGGCCATTTGGACCTCCTGCGAAATTTCGATGAACGCACCGGGGAGCCCCTGCCCCGCATGAACACGCTGCTGATCGATTCCGAACAGCTCGAGTCCGGCGACGCGCTCGACCCGAACTTCCGCAAGATCGCCGAAGCTGAGATCGATCTGTTCCGGCGCGAGAAGCAGGAGCGTGAAGGAGCTGCGGCCGGCAGCATCTCGGACAGCGACCTGCTGCGCGAAGTCATGAACACGGTCGGCCAGAAGGGTCGGCTCGGCGAACAGATACGCTGCGTCGTCTCGGTCTCGATGCTGACCGAGGGCTGGGACGCCCAGACGGTCACCCACATCCTGGGCGTCCGCGCCTTCGGCACCCAGCTGCTCTGCGAGCAGGTCATCGGGCGTGGCCTGCGCCGCCAGTCCTATGAGAAAGGCGAAAAGACCGATCCCCAAGGCAATCGGCTCTTCAACGTCGAGTATGCCGACATCATGGGGATTCCCTTCGACTTCGCGACGGAGCCGCAGAAGGTCGTCCGCACGCCCCCGAAGAAGACCACCCGAGTTCAGGCCATGAAGGAGCGCGAGCGGCTGGCCATTCGCTTTCCGCGTGTCGCCGGCTACCGCACCGAACTGCCGCCGGACCGCATCTCCGCGACCTTCACGCAGGATTCGACGCTGACGCTGACGCCCGACATGGTCGGGCCGACCAACGTTCGGCTCGAAGGTCTCGTCGGCGAAGGAATCGACATGTCGCCCGCGGCGCTCGACGAGATGGCGCCCAACACGGTCGGCATGCACCTCACCAAGCGGCTGATCGAGCTCTATTTCCGCGACGGCGACCAGGATCCGCCCTACCATCTGTTCAGCCAGATCCAGCCGGTGACGCGCCGCTGGCTGCGCGAGCACGTCAAATGCGTCGGCGGCACAAGGGTCGGCATGCTCACCTATGCCGAGCTGGCAGAGAAGGCCGCGAACCTGATCTACAGCGCGATCGTGCGGGAAGCGGGTGCCGAGGGTGCCCGCGTGGTGAAGGCCATGCTCGACCCCTACAACCCCGCGGGCACGACCAGTTTCGTCGCCTTCAACACGACCAAGTCCAACCTCTGGAAGACCGCGCCCGACAAGTCGCACATCAATTACGTGGTCTGCGATTCCGATTGGGAGGCCGAGTTTGCGCGCGTGGTGGAATCCCATCCGGCAACGCTGGCCTATGGGAAGAACCAGGCGCTCGGCTTCGAGGTGCCCTACCGCCTCGGCGCGACCACCCGCCGCTACCTGCCGGATTTCATCGTCCGCATCGACGACGGCCGCGGCGACGATGATCCGCTGCACCTCGTGGTCGAGATCAAGGGTTTCCGCGGCGTCGACGCGCAGATCAAGGCCGAGACCATGGCCACGCTCTGGGTGCCGGGTGTCAACAATCTCGGCACCTTCGGGCGCTGGGGTTTCGCGGAGTTCCGCGACGCCTTCGCCATCGAGGAGGAGTGGGGGAAGCTGGTGGAAACGCTTTCGAAGGACAGGGCGAAGGAACCGGCATGA
- the glmU gene encoding bifunctional UDP-N-acetylglucosamine diphosphorylase/glucosamine-1-phosphate N-acetyltransferase GlmU — protein sequence MSARSCLSVILAAGEGTRMKSALPKVLHPVAGLPLVCHVIDAAAAAGSGALAVVIGHGADAVRKAVETRAPGAGVYLQSERLGTAHAVLAAREAIARGHDDVLVMFGDTPLIEPAALETARARLAEGAAVAVIGFRTANPAGYGRLIERDGALMAIREDRDCSEEERKITFCNGGLMAMSGEHALSLLDAVGNANAKGEYYLTDVVEIARARGLPVVATEAPFENVLGINNRVELAEAEAIWQARRRRAMMLSGVTLTAPETVHFSHDTVIGADTIVEPNVVFGPKVTVAANARIRAFSHLEGATVGEDCEVGPYARLRPGARLAEKAKVGNFCEVKEADVQAGAKINHLTYIGDATVGAEANVGAGTITCNYNGYTKDRTEIGAGAFIGSNSSLVAPVRIGDRAYVASGSVITKDVPDDGLAFGRARQEVKPARAPVLRALYKAEKERRGGGSKV from the coding sequence ATGAGCGCACGCAGCTGTCTTTCCGTCATCCTGGCCGCGGGCGAGGGCACGCGCATGAAGAGCGCTCTGCCGAAGGTCCTGCACCCGGTGGCCGGCCTGCCGCTCGTCTGCCACGTCATCGATGCGGCGGCTGCCGCCGGCAGCGGCGCGCTCGCCGTGGTGATCGGCCATGGCGCGGATGCCGTCCGCAAGGCGGTCGAGACGCGCGCGCCGGGCGCCGGCGTCTATCTGCAGTCCGAGCGGCTCGGCACCGCGCATGCGGTGCTGGCGGCGCGCGAGGCGATCGCGCGTGGCCATGACGACGTGCTGGTGATGTTCGGCGACACGCCGCTGATCGAGCCCGCCGCGCTGGAGACGGCGCGGGCGCGGCTCGCGGAAGGCGCCGCGGTCGCGGTCATCGGCTTCCGCACGGCAAATCCTGCAGGTTACGGCCGCCTGATCGAGAGAGACGGCGCGCTGATGGCGATCCGCGAGGACCGCGACTGCTCCGAGGAGGAGCGGAAGATCACCTTCTGCAATGGCGGGCTGATGGCGATGTCGGGCGAACACGCCCTGTCGCTGCTCGACGCGGTCGGCAACGCCAATGCCAAGGGCGAGTATTATCTGACCGACGTCGTCGAGATCGCCCGCGCCCGGGGGCTGCCGGTGGTGGCGACGGAAGCGCCGTTCGAAAACGTGCTCGGCATCAACAACCGCGTCGAGCTCGCCGAGGCCGAGGCGATCTGGCAGGCGCGCCGCCGCCGCGCCATGATGCTGTCGGGCGTGACGCTGACGGCGCCGGAGACGGTGCATTTCAGCCATGACACGGTGATCGGTGCCGACACGATCGTCGAGCCCAACGTCGTCTTCGGGCCAAAGGTGACGGTAGCCGCCAACGCCCGCATCCGCGCCTTCTCCCATCTGGAGGGCGCGACCGTGGGCGAGGACTGCGAGGTCGGCCCCTATGCGCGGCTGAGGCCCGGCGCGCGGCTGGCCGAAAAGGCAAAGGTCGGCAATTTCTGCGAGGTCAAGGAGGCGGACGTCCAGGCCGGCGCCAAGATCAACCACCTGACCTATATCGGTGACGCCACGGTCGGCGCCGAGGCGAACGTCGGCGCGGGCACCATCACCTGCAACTACAACGGCTACACCAAGGACCGCACCGAGATCGGCGCCGGCGCCTTCATCGGCTCCAATTCCTCGCTGGTCGCGCCGGTCCGCATCGGCGACCGCGCCTATGTCGCGTCGGGCAGCGTGATCACGAAGGACGTGCCAGACGACGGCCTGGCCTTCGGCCGCGCCCGCCAGGAGGTCAAGCCCGCCCGCGCCCCGGTGCTGCGCGCGCTCTACAAGGCCGAGAAGGAACGGCGCGGCGGCGGCTCGAAGGTCTGA
- a CDS encoding TRAP transporter permease, which produces MSASTDSDGLLGKGVDDEIFTANQRKPFGTTKLALAALCVLYTAFHIAVMNLYPLETWTYRLIHVGGGLVIGFLLFSSTLFSAATPDRAGTRSTLRMALLAPGALAVTLAFAQAAGFWLTGEGVGQAAGRTAFVWSFGWPLVGGSLWLIGVGWLMPDRDRSRIDMADAFLAVAAVAVTLYIIFHAPLLRLRAGTGLAKDADLFAAMAGVILILELTRRMAGLALVIICGVFVAYSFVGPWLPGILQHRGYTASRFFTYIFTDQGILGPTTAISSTYIILFVAFAAFLQASRVGEYFVNFAFAAAGDKRGGPAKVAVFGSGLMGMINGTSAGNVVATGSLTIPLMKRVGYAPQTAASVEAAASSGGQILPPIMGAGAFIMSEITGIPYAEIVVAAIIPAILYFLSVYFMVDLAAQKFGMKGLPHEELPKFAKLARQAFLFIPIIILIGALFAGYSVIRAGTLAMAAAAVVSWLTPYRMGVKEILYALELSTKMSLQLVAVCAAAGIIVGVIALTGIGTRFSSLLLGLADQNQVVALFFAMVVSIVLGMGMPTTAAYAVAASVIAPGLIQMGIAPLTAHFFIFYFAVMSAITPPVALAAYAGAAIAQSDPMKTSVESFKIGLAAFVVPFMFFSSPALLMDGSWLEIAHVTITATFGVYMLAACVQGWFFGAAGLLVRAGTLVAGLAMIEGGWATDVVGLGIALLLFLVQTRVVRPKHLARGLD; this is translated from the coding sequence ATGAGCGCCAGCACCGACAGCGACGGCCTTCTGGGCAAGGGCGTCGACGACGAGATCTTCACGGCCAACCAGCGCAAGCCGTTCGGCACGACGAAGCTCGCGCTTGCCGCACTGTGCGTCCTCTACACCGCCTTCCACATCGCGGTGATGAACCTCTATCCGCTGGAGACCTGGACCTACCGGCTGATCCATGTCGGCGGCGGGCTGGTGATCGGTTTCCTGCTGTTTTCCTCGACGCTGTTTTCGGCCGCTACGCCCGACCGCGCCGGGACGCGTTCGACCCTGCGGATGGCCCTGCTGGCGCCGGGCGCGCTGGCGGTGACGCTGGCCTTCGCCCAGGCCGCCGGCTTCTGGCTGACCGGCGAAGGCGTGGGCCAGGCGGCCGGCAGGACCGCTTTCGTCTGGTCCTTCGGCTGGCCGCTGGTGGGCGGCTCGCTCTGGCTGATCGGCGTGGGCTGGCTGATGCCCGACCGCGACCGCAGCCGGATCGACATGGCCGACGCCTTCCTGGCGGTCGCCGCGGTGGCGGTGACGCTCTACATCATCTTCCACGCGCCGCTGCTGCGGCTGCGCGCCGGCACCGGGCTTGCCAAGGACGCCGACCTCTTCGCGGCCATGGCGGGCGTCATCCTCATCCTCGAACTGACGCGACGGATGGCGGGGCTGGCGCTGGTCATCATCTGCGGCGTCTTCGTGGCCTACAGCTTCGTCGGCCCCTGGCTGCCCGGCATCCTGCAGCACCGCGGCTACACCGCCAGCCGCTTCTTCACCTACATCTTCACCGATCAGGGCATCCTCGGCCCCACGACGGCGATCTCGTCGACCTACATCATCCTGTTCGTGGCGTTCGCGGCCTTCCTGCAGGCGAGCCGGGTGGGCGAGTATTTCGTCAACTTCGCCTTCGCCGCGGCCGGCGACAAGCGCGGCGGACCGGCCAAGGTGGCGGTGTTCGGCTCGGGCCTGATGGGCATGATCAACGGCACGTCGGCCGGCAACGTGGTCGCCACCGGGTCGCTGACCATCCCGCTGATGAAGCGGGTGGGCTATGCGCCGCAGACCGCCGCGTCGGTGGAGGCGGCCGCCTCCTCCGGCGGACAGATCCTGCCGCCGATCATGGGCGCCGGCGCCTTCATCATGTCGGAGATCACCGGCATTCCCTATGCCGAGATCGTGGTCGCGGCGATCATTCCCGCCATCCTCTATTTCCTGTCGGTCTATTTCATGGTCGATCTGGCGGCGCAGAAGTTCGGGATGAAGGGGCTGCCGCACGAGGAACTGCCGAAATTCGCGAAGCTGGCGCGGCAGGCCTTCCTGTTCATCCCGATCATCATCCTGATCGGCGCGCTGTTTGCCGGCTATTCGGTGATCCGGGCCGGCACGCTGGCGATGGCGGCGGCGGCCGTCGTGTCCTGGCTGACGCCCTACAGGATGGGCGTGAAGGAGATCCTCTACGCGCTCGAACTCTCCACCAAGATGAGCCTGCAGCTGGTCGCGGTCTGCGCGGCGGCGGGCATCATCGTCGGCGTCATCGCGCTGACCGGCATCGGCACGCGCTTCTCGTCGCTGCTGCTCGGCCTCGCCGACCAGAACCAGGTGGTGGCGCTGTTCTTCGCCATGGTGGTGTCGATCGTGCTCGGCATGGGCATGCCGACGACGGCCGCCTATGCGGTCGCCGCCTCGGTGATCGCGCCCGGCCTGATCCAGATGGGGATCGCGCCGCTGACGGCGCATTTCTTCATCTTCTACTTCGCCGTCATGTCGGCCATCACGCCGCCGGTGGCGCTCGCCGCCTATGCGGGGGCGGCCATCGCCCAGTCCGATCCGATGAAGACCTCGGTGGAGAGCTTCAAGATCGGTCTCGCCGCCTTCGTGGTCCCCTTCATGTTCTTCTCCTCGCCGGCGCTGCTGATGGACGGGTCGTGGCTGGAGATCGCCCACGTCACCATCACCGCCACCTTCGGCGTCTACATGCTGGCGGCCTGCGTGCAGGGCTGGTTCTTCGGAGCGGCGGGCCTCCTCGTCAGGGCAGGCACGCTCGTCGCCGGCCTCGCGATGATCGAGGGCGGCTGGGCGACCGACGTCGTCGGCCTGGGCATCGCGCTTCTCCTCTTCCTCGTCCAGACCCGCGTCGTGCGGCCGAAGCACCTGGCGCGCGGGCTGGACTGA
- a CDS encoding TAXI family TRAP transporter solute-binding subunit, producing MNMLKKYLSALAIAATMTAPAVAQDREGWPSELTIGTASQGGTYFVYGNGFASYITESLGLNATGEVTGGPVQNVTLVETGDHLMGLVTMGPAYDAWTGKSELAPGLEHKSIRALFPMYQTPFQVIALKSSGITSVSDLAGKRVSVGPAGGTPGTYWPQFMSALGIEANISNAGASDAVGQLADGLIDAFAFAAGVPISAFSQLAAEQDVVMFGLSEAELPKVLEAFPAMAPLTIPAGTYAGHDYDQPTVALWNFAIAHQDMPESLAYEITRLAMENPDRMVQIHAAASETLVENWDKNTFMPYHPGAVRYFTEKGITIPDNLK from the coding sequence ATGAATATGCTCAAGAAATACCTTTCCGCGTTGGCAATCGCCGCGACGATGACCGCACCGGCAGTCGCCCAGGACCGTGAAGGCTGGCCGAGCGAACTGACGATCGGCACCGCCAGCCAGGGCGGAACCTATTTCGTCTACGGCAACGGCTTCGCCAGCTACATCACCGAGAGCCTCGGCCTCAACGCCACCGGCGAGGTGACCGGCGGCCCGGTGCAGAACGTGACTCTGGTGGAGACCGGCGACCACCTGATGGGCCTCGTGACGATGGGGCCGGCCTATGACGCCTGGACCGGCAAGTCGGAACTGGCGCCAGGGCTGGAGCACAAGTCGATCCGCGCGCTCTTCCCGATGTACCAGACGCCGTTCCAGGTGATCGCGCTCAAATCCTCCGGCATCACGTCGGTCTCCGACCTCGCCGGCAAGCGCGTCAGCGTCGGCCCCGCGGGCGGGACGCCCGGCACCTACTGGCCGCAGTTCATGAGCGCGCTCGGGATCGAGGCCAACATCTCGAACGCCGGCGCCTCGGATGCAGTGGGCCAGCTCGCCGACGGGCTGATCGACGCCTTCGCCTTCGCCGCCGGCGTGCCGATCTCGGCCTTCTCGCAGCTTGCCGCCGAGCAGGACGTGGTGATGTTCGGCCTGTCGGAAGCCGAGCTGCCCAAGGTGCTGGAGGCGTTCCCGGCCATGGCGCCGCTGACCATTCCGGCCGGCACCTATGCCGGACACGACTACGACCAGCCGACCGTGGCGCTGTGGAACTTCGCCATCGCGCACCAGGACATGCCGGAGAGCCTGGCCTACGAGATCACCAGGCTGGCCATGGAGAACCCCGACCGGATGGTGCAGATCCATGCCGCGGCATCCGAGACGCTGGTGGAGAACTGGGACAAGAACACGTTCATGCCCTACCACCCCGGCGCCGTCCGGTACTTCACCGAAAAGGGCATCACCATCCCCGACAACCTGAAGTAA
- a CDS encoding trypsin-like peptidase domain-containing protein: MITLLSSDDDLQVDVLGSAFVIKANGVSAICLGAAHSFHPVQRRQAWRSGKSNLKIPIDFLPKGPNYLNPEEITAFCVRDGVPHVCRVDQINYIENFDVALFTVYEIDGANIFNEHVAIDIGAPSVGENLIVMGNIINIEKRSDGKGVISQRFCMRMGVVTATEMGKGALPGISSYFETTIPLYGGMSGSPVIREPKKIGDPIVVVGVVSTDNSPSEAFEKFQVSGSSKATMLWPAMGLGLQVEIGNEVDTGHVFLGELVERSIIDNRSQNVTVKVRGDTERTEVLYEDMRSGSPYRVLLTTTGHPNDTRSK, from the coding sequence TTGATTACGTTGCTTTCATCAGATGATGATCTTCAAGTCGATGTTCTCGGGTCGGCATTTGTAATTAAAGCCAACGGAGTTAGTGCGATATGCCTGGGTGCCGCTCACAGTTTTCATCCAGTTCAGCGCAGGCAGGCGTGGCGTAGTGGAAAAAGTAATCTGAAGATACCCATCGATTTCCTGCCGAAAGGACCAAACTACCTAAACCCTGAAGAGATAACTGCTTTTTGCGTGAGGGACGGCGTTCCGCATGTGTGCCGTGTCGATCAAATAAACTATATAGAAAATTTTGATGTTGCCCTATTTACTGTATATGAAATTGACGGGGCCAATATATTTAATGAACATGTTGCAATAGATATTGGGGCGCCTTCAGTCGGTGAAAATTTGATAGTGATGGGTAATATTATAAACATCGAAAAACGAAGTGACGGAAAGGGCGTTATTTCGCAAAGATTTTGTATGAGAATGGGCGTCGTAACCGCTACTGAGATGGGCAAAGGTGCTCTGCCAGGTATAAGTTCATATTTCGAAACAACAATTCCACTATATGGAGGCATGAGCGGTTCTCCGGTAATAAGAGAGCCGAAAAAAATCGGGGATCCTATAGTCGTCGTCGGCGTTGTGTCCACGGACAATTCTCCATCAGAAGCTTTTGAGAAATTTCAGGTCTCAGGGAGCTCGAAGGCAACGATGCTGTGGCCTGCAATGGGATTGGGGCTGCAAGTAGAAATTGGGAATGAGGTCGATACGGGTCACGTTTTTCTCGGTGAGCTTGTTGAGCGCTCGATAATTGACAATCGATCACAAAATGTCACCGTTAAGGTACGAGGTGACACCGAAAGAACTGAAGTTCTGTACGAGGACATGCGTTCTGGATCTCCTTACCGTGTCCTACTAACTACAACCGGACATCCAAACGACACGCGGTCAAAATAG